The window CGTCGATGGCGCTCGCCCCCGGCAGCGTCGGCATCCCGCCGGCCTGCTGCTGGAAGCCCAGCGGTTCGCCGCACGACGTGCAGCGCGCGAGGGGCCCGGAGGTGTCCACCGTTCGCCAGGCATCGCCGAAGGCCGGTTCGGCCAGGGCAAGCAGCGGGCTCGCGGCCAGGAACTTCATGAACTGGCGGCGGCTCGCCGCGCGGAGGCTGTCGTCGGGATGGGGCCGTTCGGTGGCCATGTGGGTGTCCTTTCGCCGTTCCGGCAGACGAGCGCCTGACGCACGACGGGGCCGGCCCTCGGTGAAGGCCAGCCCCGTGCTGTCTCTGTGATCCTGCCCGCGTCGTGCGCGGCTCAGGGCAGCGCCATCGCGGTGTAGCCGCCGTTCACGGGAATGACGACGTACTGCTTGCCCTGGTGCATGTAGGTCATGAGGCCGTAGCCGCCGAGGCGCGGCGTGACGACGGCGCCCACGCGCTTGCCGGTCTTCTTGTCGATGGCGAACAGATTCGGCTTGTTGTCGGCCGTCTGACCCGTGGCCAGCAGGAGCGTCGAGGTCGCGGCCATGGCGGGGCTGCTGCGGCGGCCCCAGTTCGTATCGACGTTGACGCCCTTCAGCAGCGGGTTGTTGCGGAACAGCTCCTGATCCCGCGTGGACATGTCGCCGTTCGGGATCATCCACAGGTGCTGGCCCGTGTTCATGTCGATGGCCGTGATGCGTCCCACGGGGCCCTTGAAGATGTCCGGGATCCCGCGGAGCGGATCCCCTTCCATCACGGGACGAGGCCGCGCCGGCTCGTGGGTGCTCACCCACTGGGCCAGCGTCGTGCCGGTCTGCTTGTCGTTGTCACGCAGCTTCGCGTCCTCGAGCGTCGTCGGCGAGCAGCCGCTCGTCGAAGCCACGAAGATGACGCCCGACGTCGGATCGGCCGCCGGCGGCCCGGTGATGTTCGCGCCACCGCCGCCGCCCGGGCAGATGTTCGCCGCCGTCCGGCCTTCCGCGTTGCCCAGGTGGACGGGCGGCTCGAACAGCACCGAGAGGAGATCCAGTTCCTTGGCGCGCGCCAGGGCCAGCTTCTTGATCTCGGGCGTGTAGTCGATGAGCTGCGCCTCGGTGCGGCCCTGCAGGTCGTACGGCGCGGGCACGGTCGGAACGAACTGCGTCTTCGACAGCACCTCCCCCGGGACCTTCGAGGCCGGCACCTGGATCTCCTTCATGGGCCAGATCGGCTCGCCCGTGTAGCGGTTGAAGGAATAGACGAAGGCCTGCTTCGTGATCTGGAAGACACCGGGAACCCGGCGGCCGCCGACGTTCACGTCGAGAAGCACCGGCGCCGTGGGCGTGTCGTAGTTCCAGATGTCGTGCTTGACGAACTGGTGGTGCCACACGCGCTTGCCGGTCTTCACGTCGAGCGCGAGGATGCTCGTGGCGAACAGGTTGTCGCCAGGCCGGAAGCCGCCGAAGTAGTCGATGGTGGCGCTGTTGGTCGGAATGTAGACGAGGCCGCGCGACGGGTCGGCCGACAGCGGCGCCCAGGACGAGATGTCACCCGACCAACGCCACGCGTCGTTCTCCCACGTCTCGTGGCCGAACTCGCCCGGCCGCGGGATCACGTTGAACTTCCACAGGAACTTGCCGGTCTTCAGGTCGTACCCGAGGATGTCGCCCGGCACGTTCTCGATGCGCGTCTGGTTGTAGCCCTGCTCGGCCGAGTTCCCGACGACGATCACGTC of the Vicinamibacterales bacterium genome contains:
- a CDS encoding PQQ-binding-like beta-propeller repeat protein, producing MTTRTSRNWLPHALAGVLAVIVAIAVAGLPGDARQQGDWPGITGGDTSTRYSPLDQITASNFANLKVAWEWDGKDLPPGVELGEINARGLPIYVEGMLVTVSGPRRTVVAMDAATGKTLWHFQEPLTPRHEYSMRSNHGKGVAYTKINGKGAIIVVTPGFFLHALDLKTGKPIEGWGGSVPVSGFPKTGSVDLLKDLIADWGPWRQAEQKYDAAKGLPLELGYITSSSPPIVVNDVIVVGNSAEQGYNQTRIENVPGDILGYDLKTGKFLWKFNVIPRPGEFGHETWENDAWRWSGDISSWAPLSADPSRGLVYIPTNSATIDYFGGFRPGDNLFATSILALDVKTGKRVWHHQFVKHDIWNYDTPTAPVLLDVNVGGRRVPGVFQITKQAFVYSFNRYTGEPIWPMKEIQVPASKVPGEVLSKTQFVPTVPAPYDLQGRTEAQLIDYTPEIKKLALARAKELDLLSVLFEPPVHLGNAEGRTAANICPGGGGGANITGPPAADPTSGVIFVASTSGCSPTTLEDAKLRDNDKQTGTTLAQWVSTHEPARPRPVMEGDPLRGIPDIFKGPVGRITAIDMNTGQHLWMIPNGDMSTRDQELFRNNPLLKGVNVDTNWGRRSSPAMAATSTLLLATGQTADNKPNLFAIDKKTGKRVGAVVTPRLGGYGLMTYMHQGKQYVVIPVNGGYTAMALP